A genomic window from Triticum urartu cultivar G1812 chromosome 7, Tu2.1, whole genome shotgun sequence includes:
- the LOC125518704 gene encoding BTB/POZ domain-containing protein POB1-like isoform X2: MDPDFSRASGGPSFEFAFNSVNFSDRVLRIEIVAGDDAPGAKGAAGEGCSSIADWARHRKRRREDLRRDKGGEECGKYMSEPANIKIEADERDTYEETNEEPVAMIEESPPDIGQDGEDGESSDSSWNMECNQVLRVKSIYISSAILAAKSPFFYKLFSNGMKESDQRHATLRITASEESALMELLSFIYSGKLTTNQPTLLLDILMMSDKFEVVSCMRHCSQLLRSLPMTTESALLYLDLPSSISMAAAVQPLTDAAKEFLANKYKDLTKFQDEVMNIPLAGIEAILCSNDLQVASEDAVYDFVIKWARAQYSRTEERREVLGTRLLPLVRFSHMTCRKLRKVLACSDLDNEQATKSVTDALLYKADAPHRQRALATDVLTSRKYTERAYKYRPLKVVEFDRPYPQCIAYLDLKREECGRLFPSGRIYSQAFHLAGQGFFLSAHCNMDQQSAFHCFGLFLGMQEKGSTSVTVDYEFAARTRPSGEFVSKYKGCYTFTGGKAVGYRNLFAIPWPSFMADDSLFFINGVLHLRAELTIKQL, encoded by the exons ATGGACCCGGACTTCTCCCGGGCGAGCGGCGGCCCGAGCTTCGAGTTCGCCTTCAACTCGGTCAACTTCTCCGACCGGGTCCTGCGGATCGAGATCGTCGCCGGGGACGACGCGCCGGGGGCCAAGGGCGCCGCGGGCGAGGGGTGCTCGTCCATCGCCGACTGGGCGCGCCACCGCAAGCGCCGCAGGGAGGACCTCCGCCGCGACAAAGGTGGGGAAG AATGTGGAAAGTATATGTCAGAACCAGCAAACATCAAAATTGAAGCAGATGAACGTGATACCTATGAGGAAACCAACGAGGAGCCTGTAGCTATGATAGAAGAATCTCCACCTGATATTGGACAAGATG GTGAGGATGGAGAAAGCAGTGACTCATCCTGGAATATGGAGTGCAATCAGGTTTTGAGAGTGAAGTCTATATATATCAGCTCTGCGATTCTAGCTGCAAAAAGTCCCTTCTTTTACAAG CTTTTCTCAAATGGCATGAAAGAATCCGACCAGAGGCATGCAACTCTTAGAATAACTGCTTCAG AGGAAAGTGCCCTTATGGAGCTTTTAAGTTTTATTTACAGTGGAAAGTTGACGACCAATCAGCCAACCCTTCTGCTTGATATCTTGATGATGTCTGACAAATTTGAAGTTGTTTCTTGCATGAGACACTGCAGTCAACTACTAAGAAGCTTACCTATGACCACAGAATCTGCACTTCTCTATCTAGATCTGCCTTCCAGCATTTCAATGGCTGCAGCAGTTCAGCCACTGACTGATGCTGCCAAGGAATTCCTCGCCAACAAATACAAGGATTTGACTAA GTTTCAGGATGAAGTGATGAACATCCCCCTTGCTGGGATTGAAGCCATCTTATGTAGTAATGACCTTCAGGTGGCATCAGAGGACGCAGTCTATGACTTCGTGATCAAATGGGCTCGTGCTCAATACTCAAGAACGGAAGAAAGACGTGAAGTCTTGGGGACTCGTTTGCTGCCACTTGTTAGGTTTTCTCATATGACCTGCAGGAAGTTGCGGAAGGTCCTTGCATGCAGTGATTTGGATAATGAGCAAGCAACTAAAAGTGTCACTGATGCACTCCTGTACAAAGCTGATGCACCACATCGACAGCGCGCCCTTGCTACAGATGTGTTGACCTCTAGGAAATATACTGAACGAGCTTACAAATATCGCCCACTTAAGGTGGTGGAATTTGACCGACCGTATCCTCAATGCATAGCATACTTGGATCTGAAGCGCGAGGAGTGTGGCCGACTATTCCCATCTGGGCGGATTTACTCGCAAGCATTCCATCTTGCTGGACAGGGATTCTTCCTCTCAGCACATTGCAACATGGATCAGCAAAGCGCTTTCCACTGCTTTGGTCTCTTCTTGGGGATGCAAGAGAAAGGCTCAACGAGTGTTACCGTGGACTACGAGTTTGCTGCAAGGACAAGGCCATCGGGTGAGTTTGTCAGTAAGTACAAGGGCTGCTACACCTTCACTGGTGGAAAGGCGGTTGGCTACCGCAATCTCTTCGCAATTCCCTGGCCGTCGTTTATGGCTGATGATAGCCTCTTCTTCATCAATGGGGTACTACATCTGAGAGCAGAATTGACCATAAAGCAACTCTAG
- the LOC125518704 gene encoding BTB/POZ domain-containing protein At2g46260-like isoform X1 has protein sequence MDPDFSRASGGPSFEFAFNSVNFSDRVLRIEIVAGDDAPGAKGAAGEGCSSIADWARHRKRRREDLRRDKGGEGWPTSRHHFECGKYMSEPANIKIEADERDTYEETNEEPVAMIEESPPDIGQDGEDGESSDSSWNMECNQVLRVKSIYISSAILAAKSPFFYKLFSNGMKESDQRHATLRITASEESALMELLSFIYSGKLTTNQPTLLLDILMMSDKFEVVSCMRHCSQLLRSLPMTTESALLYLDLPSSISMAAAVQPLTDAAKEFLANKYKDLTKFQDEVMNIPLAGIEAILCSNDLQVASEDAVYDFVIKWARAQYSRTEERREVLGTRLLPLVRFSHMTCRKLRKVLACSDLDNEQATKSVTDALLYKADAPHRQRALATDVLTSRKYTERAYKYRPLKVVEFDRPYPQCIAYLDLKREECGRLFPSGRIYSQAFHLAGQGFFLSAHCNMDQQSAFHCFGLFLGMQEKGSTSVTVDYEFAARTRPSGEFVSKYKGCYTFTGGKAVGYRNLFAIPWPSFMADDSLFFINGVLHLRAELTIKQL, from the exons ATGGACCCGGACTTCTCCCGGGCGAGCGGCGGCCCGAGCTTCGAGTTCGCCTTCAACTCGGTCAACTTCTCCGACCGGGTCCTGCGGATCGAGATCGTCGCCGGGGACGACGCGCCGGGGGCCAAGGGCGCCGCGGGCGAGGGGTGCTCGTCCATCGCCGACTGGGCGCGCCACCGCAAGCGCCGCAGGGAGGACCTCCGCCGCGACAAAGGTGGGGAAGGTTGGCCTACGTCTCGTCATCATTTCG AATGTGGAAAGTATATGTCAGAACCAGCAAACATCAAAATTGAAGCAGATGAACGTGATACCTATGAGGAAACCAACGAGGAGCCTGTAGCTATGATAGAAGAATCTCCACCTGATATTGGACAAGATG GTGAGGATGGAGAAAGCAGTGACTCATCCTGGAATATGGAGTGCAATCAGGTTTTGAGAGTGAAGTCTATATATATCAGCTCTGCGATTCTAGCTGCAAAAAGTCCCTTCTTTTACAAG CTTTTCTCAAATGGCATGAAAGAATCCGACCAGAGGCATGCAACTCTTAGAATAACTGCTTCAG AGGAAAGTGCCCTTATGGAGCTTTTAAGTTTTATTTACAGTGGAAAGTTGACGACCAATCAGCCAACCCTTCTGCTTGATATCTTGATGATGTCTGACAAATTTGAAGTTGTTTCTTGCATGAGACACTGCAGTCAACTACTAAGAAGCTTACCTATGACCACAGAATCTGCACTTCTCTATCTAGATCTGCCTTCCAGCATTTCAATGGCTGCAGCAGTTCAGCCACTGACTGATGCTGCCAAGGAATTCCTCGCCAACAAATACAAGGATTTGACTAA GTTTCAGGATGAAGTGATGAACATCCCCCTTGCTGGGATTGAAGCCATCTTATGTAGTAATGACCTTCAGGTGGCATCAGAGGACGCAGTCTATGACTTCGTGATCAAATGGGCTCGTGCTCAATACTCAAGAACGGAAGAAAGACGTGAAGTCTTGGGGACTCGTTTGCTGCCACTTGTTAGGTTTTCTCATATGACCTGCAGGAAGTTGCGGAAGGTCCTTGCATGCAGTGATTTGGATAATGAGCAAGCAACTAAAAGTGTCACTGATGCACTCCTGTACAAAGCTGATGCACCACATCGACAGCGCGCCCTTGCTACAGATGTGTTGACCTCTAGGAAATATACTGAACGAGCTTACAAATATCGCCCACTTAAGGTGGTGGAATTTGACCGACCGTATCCTCAATGCATAGCATACTTGGATCTGAAGCGCGAGGAGTGTGGCCGACTATTCCCATCTGGGCGGATTTACTCGCAAGCATTCCATCTTGCTGGACAGGGATTCTTCCTCTCAGCACATTGCAACATGGATCAGCAAAGCGCTTTCCACTGCTTTGGTCTCTTCTTGGGGATGCAAGAGAAAGGCTCAACGAGTGTTACCGTGGACTACGAGTTTGCTGCAAGGACAAGGCCATCGGGTGAGTTTGTCAGTAAGTACAAGGGCTGCTACACCTTCACTGGTGGAAAGGCGGTTGGCTACCGCAATCTCTTCGCAATTCCCTGGCCGTCGTTTATGGCTGATGATAGCCTCTTCTTCATCAATGGGGTACTACATCTGAGAGCAGAATTGACCATAAAGCAACTCTAG
- the LOC125518704 gene encoding BTB/POZ domain-containing protein POB1-like isoform X3: protein MDPDFSRASGGPSFEFAFNSVNFSDRVLRIEIVAGDDAPGAKGAAGEGCSSIADWARHRKRRREDLRRDKECGKYMSEPANIKIEADERDTYEETNEEPVAMIEESPPDIGQDGEDGESSDSSWNMECNQVLRVKSIYISSAILAAKSPFFYKLFSNGMKESDQRHATLRITASEESALMELLSFIYSGKLTTNQPTLLLDILMMSDKFEVVSCMRHCSQLLRSLPMTTESALLYLDLPSSISMAAAVQPLTDAAKEFLANKYKDLTKFQDEVMNIPLAGIEAILCSNDLQVASEDAVYDFVIKWARAQYSRTEERREVLGTRLLPLVRFSHMTCRKLRKVLACSDLDNEQATKSVTDALLYKADAPHRQRALATDVLTSRKYTERAYKYRPLKVVEFDRPYPQCIAYLDLKREECGRLFPSGRIYSQAFHLAGQGFFLSAHCNMDQQSAFHCFGLFLGMQEKGSTSVTVDYEFAARTRPSGEFVSKYKGCYTFTGGKAVGYRNLFAIPWPSFMADDSLFFINGVLHLRAELTIKQL from the exons ATGGACCCGGACTTCTCCCGGGCGAGCGGCGGCCCGAGCTTCGAGTTCGCCTTCAACTCGGTCAACTTCTCCGACCGGGTCCTGCGGATCGAGATCGTCGCCGGGGACGACGCGCCGGGGGCCAAGGGCGCCGCGGGCGAGGGGTGCTCGTCCATCGCCGACTGGGCGCGCCACCGCAAGCGCCGCAGGGAGGACCTCCGCCGCGACAAAG AATGTGGAAAGTATATGTCAGAACCAGCAAACATCAAAATTGAAGCAGATGAACGTGATACCTATGAGGAAACCAACGAGGAGCCTGTAGCTATGATAGAAGAATCTCCACCTGATATTGGACAAGATG GTGAGGATGGAGAAAGCAGTGACTCATCCTGGAATATGGAGTGCAATCAGGTTTTGAGAGTGAAGTCTATATATATCAGCTCTGCGATTCTAGCTGCAAAAAGTCCCTTCTTTTACAAG CTTTTCTCAAATGGCATGAAAGAATCCGACCAGAGGCATGCAACTCTTAGAATAACTGCTTCAG AGGAAAGTGCCCTTATGGAGCTTTTAAGTTTTATTTACAGTGGAAAGTTGACGACCAATCAGCCAACCCTTCTGCTTGATATCTTGATGATGTCTGACAAATTTGAAGTTGTTTCTTGCATGAGACACTGCAGTCAACTACTAAGAAGCTTACCTATGACCACAGAATCTGCACTTCTCTATCTAGATCTGCCTTCCAGCATTTCAATGGCTGCAGCAGTTCAGCCACTGACTGATGCTGCCAAGGAATTCCTCGCCAACAAATACAAGGATTTGACTAA GTTTCAGGATGAAGTGATGAACATCCCCCTTGCTGGGATTGAAGCCATCTTATGTAGTAATGACCTTCAGGTGGCATCAGAGGACGCAGTCTATGACTTCGTGATCAAATGGGCTCGTGCTCAATACTCAAGAACGGAAGAAAGACGTGAAGTCTTGGGGACTCGTTTGCTGCCACTTGTTAGGTTTTCTCATATGACCTGCAGGAAGTTGCGGAAGGTCCTTGCATGCAGTGATTTGGATAATGAGCAAGCAACTAAAAGTGTCACTGATGCACTCCTGTACAAAGCTGATGCACCACATCGACAGCGCGCCCTTGCTACAGATGTGTTGACCTCTAGGAAATATACTGAACGAGCTTACAAATATCGCCCACTTAAGGTGGTGGAATTTGACCGACCGTATCCTCAATGCATAGCATACTTGGATCTGAAGCGCGAGGAGTGTGGCCGACTATTCCCATCTGGGCGGATTTACTCGCAAGCATTCCATCTTGCTGGACAGGGATTCTTCCTCTCAGCACATTGCAACATGGATCAGCAAAGCGCTTTCCACTGCTTTGGTCTCTTCTTGGGGATGCAAGAGAAAGGCTCAACGAGTGTTACCGTGGACTACGAGTTTGCTGCAAGGACAAGGCCATCGGGTGAGTTTGTCAGTAAGTACAAGGGCTGCTACACCTTCACTGGTGGAAAGGCGGTTGGCTACCGCAATCTCTTCGCAATTCCCTGGCCGTCGTTTATGGCTGATGATAGCCTCTTCTTCATCAATGGGGTACTACATCTGAGAGCAGAATTGACCATAAAGCAACTCTAG